Part of the Planctomycetia bacterium genome is shown below.
GGACGTTGATGTCGCCGCCGTGATGGCTGAGTTGAAATGGAGTGGCGGCGAAGCGACGACGGAGGCTTTCCGAACAGTTCAACGCCATCGCGAGCTGTTCATCCCCCACCTAATCGCCGCAATCCGTGCCGCCTCCGCTAAGGCGCGCGACGGCCAATTTCCCGTTGAGCTGCCGCACGAGTTTGCACTACTGCTGCTTTCAGAGTTCCGCGCCAAGGAAGCGTTGCCGGCGATCATCGAAGCTGTGACGCTACCCGGCGAATTGCCGCTGGATCTCTTCGACGATTTCATCCACGAAGATTTGCCGCTTGCCCTAGCGCTGCTGGCGGACGACCAGCCCGAACTGATCGACGGCCTGATTCGTGACCGCGACGTCAATGAATATGTCCGCTGGGCAGCGGTGGATTCCATCTGCATCTTGGCACGAGGTGGCGCATTCACCCTTGAGCAGGCGGCAGAACGGCTGTGCACGCACCTGCGTCATGCCGTCGAAACGAATGACTTTGAACTTGGGAATCCGCTCATCACCACCCTTTGCCATCTCGGCGTGGCCTCGACGCGCGACTTGGTCATGGAAGCGTTTGCTCTGCTCAATGTTGACTTAGATTTCATAACGCCGGAACAAGCGGAGGCCGATTTCGCCGCGGCAGACGCTGGCCACCGCCCCTATTTCGACCGCTACGTGCTCCCGGAGCCGAAAGACACCGTTCAATACCTGCGCGACTTGATGACGCCGCGCAAGATTGACGTCGATCCTAAGCATTTGAGTAAGGAAACCGAAGACTGGAACGACATCTACGAAGACGTCCCCGAGCCCATCCACGCCCCCACCAAAGTCGGCCGCAAAGAGGCCTGCCCCTGCGGGTCCGGCAAGAAATACAAAAAATGCTGCGGACGGAACGCCTCGGACGCCGGCATTCGCTTGACGCCGTGATTGGCATTCCCCTTCGCCGTCTGCTACCGTGGACGGTATGCCTGTTGAGTTTCTTTGCCCTGGTTGCCGCGCGACTTTGAGCGTCGCCCGGCGCAAAATTGGTTCGGGCACCGAGTGCCCGCGCTGTGCCGCGCAACTCGTCGTCCCGGACGAAGGGCGTGCGCGCACCGAAGTCGCCATGGCCAAGTTGGAGCGCACGGCCCGCAAACGCCGCCGATCTGATCGACGGCCAGAACTCAACGTGGCCGCCGAACCCACGGAAGCTGAAAACCGCGACGACGCCTGGTCCGTGGCCGAGAGGCGACCACACGAACCGGCTTCTTGGCGCGTGATCGACGACTCGGCCGACGACGCCCCGCCGGTCGTCATCGCGGAACCGCCGCCGGTGGCCCTCTGGCGCACCGATCCCGGACCTGCCTTCGAAGTTCACGACGAGCCCATGTCCGTGATGCTGCGCCGTCGGCGACGCGACCTCGTGGCTAAGCTCGCGCTCGCGGTGACCATGGCCGCCTT
Proteins encoded:
- a CDS encoding DUF1186 domain-containing protein, yielding MLGEPQVQTESDVDVAAVMAELKWSGGEATTEAFRTVQRHRELFIPHLIAAIRAASAKARDGQFPVELPHEFALLLLSEFRAKEALPAIIEAVTLPGELPLDLFDDFIHEDLPLALALLADDQPELIDGLIRDRDVNEYVRWAAVDSICILARGGAFTLEQAAERLCTHLRHAVETNDFELGNPLITTLCHLGVASTRDLVMEAFALLNVDLDFITPEQAEADFAAADAGHRPYFDRYVLPEPKDTVQYLRDLMTPRKIDVDPKHLSKETEDWNDIYEDVPEPIHAPTKVGRKEACPCGSGKKYKKCCGRNASDAGIRLTP